The DNA region atatatatatatatatatatatatatatatatatatatatatatatatatatatatatatatatatatatataacgtggataataagaaaataagaataaGTTGGtgtatccaaacttttgactagtagttTATTAGATGTTATTTAGATgcctaataaattaatattttatgtaatttagaTATAAAgcgttttattatatataaaaatctattaacaataatatttaataatttataatagtatattacatttttattatacattaaacaataaaggtgcacatttttcttggctacttttcttttgacattattcACTAGGTCATCTCACTCTTTTACCCAGAAGTGGTCAGACAGACGCTTTCCTGTGCATTTGCAAGCGTTAATACACACAATCTTCTTCGACTTTCTGTGGACACAGGATGCGCTCATATATTTAGAAGGAAAACATTCTTaatgaatgtaaaatgtcagatcGCAAACGAAGCCGAGAGCACCATGAAGACAGACATGAACGAAAGAAACACAAGAAGTCAAAACAAGAGGTCGACAAATACAAGAACCAAACCAGAAAACTCATTCAAGAGGTGCAAACAATCTAGCATGTGGAGACATTTTGAGTATTTCATATATAATGCTAATGCATTGCTCATGCTTTTTGAGAGAGTTTGATGTAAGCTAGACTAATATTTGGCATGTTTGTCACTGGAGTGTTTGGAACAACTTTACACACACAGTTGTGATCATCTGTgatcttgtcttttgttttccatagtttgaatctctctctctctctctatatataaaaTCCTTTTTCATTTTCAGCTATGAAAATCCTCCTCCTGGACTCATAAATGTTTGCCatactgtaatatattttaaaatatccagATTCATTAAAGGCCAGTTTCAATAAATCCTTTCATTAGACTTAAAAGGAATACttcatccagaaatgaaaattctttcatcatttactcatcctcatgccatctcagatgtgtatgactttctttcagagctttgaagctccaaaaatcacataaaggcagtttaaagtaattcataagactccagtggttaaatccatatcttctgaagcgatatgatagttgtgggtgagaaacagatcaatacttaagtccttttttactatcaatctccacctttgaccagacccaaccagtaggtggctgaatgtgaaagtgtagattttcagtataaaaaaaaaaaggattaaatattgatctgtttctcacccacatctatcatatcacttctgaagacatggattaaagcactggagtcttatggattacttttatgctgcctttatgtcccttttggaccttcaaaggtctgatcaccattcacttgggacctacagagctgaaatattcttttaaaaatctttgtttgtgttttgcagaagaaagaaattcatacacatttgggatagagagaattttcatttttgggtaaactaaactTTTAAGTAAAATgcatgaaaaattacttttggaCTGAGGATTTTGCAATTCATACAGGACCACTTTTGTAGGAAGAGGACAACAAGCCAGAGGACTGTATACCTGATGATCACGGTAATGAGGATGCCAGGAACTTCTTGGCTCATGAGCCCACCAAAGGACTGTGGATGCCTCTGGGCAAAGAGGTGAAGGTTATGCTGTGTAAGCCAACTTTTCAAGTAATTTCACGAATTGTGAAAAGGTTGGAATTGCAAGCATTCTTCACATAAATATATAGATTCTTCAACTTTTACCTGCATTTTGAGCACACAGCGCACAAGTGAATTGAAGTTTCTCCAACCTCTATTAGTCATAAGTgatattttagcatttttcaaGGATTGCACATTGATTGAACTATGTAGGCTGGAGATGCAAGAGGTATGGCCACCGAACAGGAGATAGAGAATGTCCTTTCTCCATAAAAGGAAACCAGAAACTGGAGCAGTTCAGAGTGGTTCAGTGCAACTAAACTGGCCTACTTTTGCACTGAagtgatttatttaaaataaggtaCATATACTAACCtaactctgcaaaaaaacaaaaaaaaaaacttttgtttgaCTTAAGAATTTGGAGATGTGGAATTGCAATGTTCGTCACTCACAAAGTATAGGAGTTATGCTTTTAgggctttgatgttttgttaaaataagtgtttgatttgtttttgttttttccacagGCGTATGAGGATCCAATGTACGATATCATCCGAGAAAATAAATGCAGTGAAAAAGAGAC from Myxocyprinus asiaticus isolate MX2 ecotype Aquarium Trade chromosome 30, UBuf_Myxa_2, whole genome shotgun sequence includes:
- the LOC127421562 gene encoding uncharacterized protein LOC127421562 isoform X5; the protein is MNVKCQIANEAESTMKTDMNERNTRSQNKRSTNTRTKPENSFKSYENPPPGLINVCHTDHFCRKRTTSQRTVYLMITVMRMPGTSWLMSPPKDCGCLWAKRRMRIQCTISSEKINAVKKRQGSNN
- the LOC127421562 gene encoding retinitis pigmentosa 9 protein homolog isoform X1, producing the protein MNVKCQIANEAESTMKTDMNERNTRSQNKRSTNTRTKPENSFKSYENPPPGLINVCHTEEDNKPEDCIPDDHGNEDARNFLAHEPTKGLWMPLGKEAYEDPMYDIIRENKCSEKETRIQQLKQLLQDTTSDSSSSASSDHIWKRKKEKKKEKRKKQKKKHKAKGSEDSDSD
- the LOC127421562 gene encoding retinitis pigmentosa 9 protein homolog isoform X2; the protein is MNVKCQIANEAESTMKTDMNERNTRSQNKSYENPPPGLINVCHTEEDNKPEDCIPDDHGNEDARNFLAHEPTKGLWMPLGKEAYEDPMYDIIRENKCSEKETRIQQLKQLLQDTTSDSSSSASSDHIWKRKKEKKKEKRKKQKKKHKAKGSEDSDSD
- the LOC127421562 gene encoding retinitis pigmentosa 9 protein homolog isoform X3, whose translation is MSDRKRSREHHEDRHERKKHKKSKQEVDKYKNQTRKLIQEEEDNKPEDCIPDDHGNEDARNFLAHEPTKGLWMPLGKEAYEDPMYDIIRENKCSEKETRIQQLKQLLQDTTSDSSSSASSDHIWKRKKEKKKEKRKKQKKKHKAKGSEDSDSD
- the LOC127421562 gene encoding retinitis pigmentosa 9 protein homolog isoform X4, producing the protein MSDRKRSREHHEDRHERKKHKKSKQEEEDNKPEDCIPDDHGNEDARNFLAHEPTKGLWMPLGKEAYEDPMYDIIRENKCSEKETRIQQLKQLLQDTTSDSSSSASSDHIWKRKKEKKKEKRKKQKKKHKAKGSEDSDSD